A region of Siniperca chuatsi isolate FFG_IHB_CAS linkage group LG23, ASM2008510v1, whole genome shotgun sequence DNA encodes the following proteins:
- the cax1 gene encoding cation/H+ exchanger protein 1 isoform X3, translating into MSNKKSSLMPGDVENLRKRSATDTPENCVDPEQHQRFPRRQSQSDWLCVGPQHPELGAAETPPPDAFAHHFCHYTPKCFLTVHRGGQGASDRSTPSRGSRSTPSRYGEEGWHEGTSKTTIRAENEVEAHREANNYKFGFRKWKGNVTEKPIEDRSDVIKELYSDLSIVKPREGSVITFGNIVYVLLFGWWISLIYFLICPVMFLTIFGAPYGKLCLKMAWYFIWPFGKSLEKAGDVVKRSNVRPPKCEVSPEERDGEDSKDLDRDKDSAPLLISSPIPVEIPVQEAPARKTSKHWCRISTYVWLSLGYPVLAVVHSLACVLSWLLVFSIPVSKMNARTLTTILLMAPEDIQNHRLEKTLGCETRVILCCYQAFNVYYYKYTVQGINIFALNSLPLVLTTLIIGYTDHEHNYFSAETKFATAITSIIPLSYYIGMGIASISAQSNFAVGAVVNATFGSITEMTFYITALLQGHRAATKCYEEIVKAALTGTLLGCILFIPGICMIIGGIKHREQRFNSRSAGVSSALLFISIGGVFAPTLFSKTFGNLVCESCTNIPGNASVPFICKDCYYDMSQTDPHLILSQIEPLVYTISVLLPAAYLIGLIFTLKTHSHIYDIHISDGQGGHAHAGHRVVHWSRWRALAVLIVATVLMACCADLSTDNIEPMLTHSSISQYFIGVTVLAMVPELPEIVNGIQFALQNNISLSLEVGSCIAVQVCMIQIPLLILFNAFYDVGFMLVFSDIHLWASIFSVILVNYIFMDGKCDYFQGTALVVVYLILLALYFFAPSPRSC; encoded by the exons atgtcCAACAAAAAGTCTTCGCTGATGCCAGGTGATGTGGAGAACCTGAGGAAAAGATCTGCGACGGACACGCCAG AGAACTGTGTAGATCCTGAGCAGCATCAACGGTTTCCACGGCGACAGTCCCAAAGTGATTGGCTCTGTGTTGGCCCCCAGCATCCAGAGCTAGGCGCAGCGGAGACGCCCCCCCCAGATGCTTTTGCCCACCACTTCTGCCACTACACACCAAAATGTTTCCTCACCGTCCACAGAG GAGGACAAGGCGCCTCAGACCGGTCTACTCCGTCACGAGGTTCCCGGTCTACTCCGTCACGGTATGGAGAAGAGGGTTGGCATGAAGGCACCTCAAAGACCACAATCAGAGCTGAGAATGAGGTGGAGGCACACAGGGAAGCCAACAACTACAAG TTTGGCTTCAGGAAGTGGAAGGGCAATGTAACGGAGAAGCCCATTGAAGACAGATCAGACGTCATCAAAGAGCTCTACTCTGATCTTAGCATTGTTAAGCCTCGAGaag gCTCAGTGATCACCTTTGGGAACATAGTGTATGTACTTTTATTTGGATGGTGGATATCTTTAATCTACTTCCTCATTTGTCCTGTAATGTTTCTAACAATCTTCGGTGCCCCTTATG gCAAACTATGTTTAAAGATGGCGTGGTACTTTATTTGGCCATTTGGGAAGTCGTTAGAAAAG GCCGGTGATGTAGTTAAGAGATCCAATGTGAGGCCTCCAAAGTGTGAGGTCAGTCCTGAAGAGAGGGACGGTGAAGATAGTAAGGACCTTGACAGGGACAAGGACTCCGCACCCCTTCTGATATCTTCCCCAATCCCTGTTGAGATCCCTGTCCAAGAAGCACCAGCTAGAAAAACTTCAAAGCATTGG TGTCGCATCAGTACTTATGTTTGGTTGTCACTGGGTTACCCTGTCCTGGCTGTGGTCCACTCCCTGGCCTGTGTGCTCTCCTGGCTGCTGGTCTTCAGTATACCTGTATCCAAGATGAATGCTCGCACACTGACCACCATCCTCCTCATGGCACCAGAGgacattcaaaatcacagaCTGGAAAAG ACACTTGGGTGCGAGACCAGAGTCATCTTATGCTGTTATCAAGCTTTCAATGTGTATTACTACAAATACACTGTCCAAGGAATTAACATTTTTGCTCTCA ACTCGCTTCCCTTGGTATTAACCACGCTAATTATTGGCTATACTGACCATGAACACAATTACTTCAGCGCGGAGACCAAGTTTGCCACAGCCATCACTTCCATCATTCCTCTATCCTACTATATTGGCATGGGTATAGCCAG CATTTCTGCACAGAGTAACTTTGCAGTGGGAGCGGTGGTGAATGCCACGTTTGGCTCCATCACAGAGATGACATTCTACATCACAGCGCTGCTGCAGGGACACCGTGCTGCCACCAAATGTTACGAAGAGATCGTTAAAGCAGCACTCACTGGGACCTTGCTTGGGTGTATACTGTTCATACCT GGTATCTGTATGATCATTGGGGGCATTAAACACCGGGAGCAACGATTTAACAGTCGTTCAGCCGGAGTGAGCTCAGCTTTGCTCTTCATATCCATAGGAG GTGTGTTTGCTCCCACCCTTTTCTCAAAGACCTTCGGTAATCTGGTGTGTGAAAGCTGTACCAATATTCCAGGCAATGCCAGCGTACCCTTCATCTGCAAGGATTGTTACTACGACATG agTCAAACTGACCCACATTTGATTCTGTCCCAAATCGA GCCCCTGGTGTACACAATTTctgtgctgctgcctgctgcataCCTGATCGGCCTCATCTTCACACTGAAGACCCACTCCCACATCTATGATATCCATATTAGCGATGGCCAAGGGGGCCATGCACACG CAGGTCATCGTGTAGTCCACTGGTCCCGGTGGAGGGCTCTTGCAGTGCTGATTGTTGCCACAGTGCTGATGGCCTGCTGCGCTGACCTCAGCACGGACAACATTGAGCCCATGCTGACCCACTCCTCCATCTCACAG TATTTCATCGGTGTCACAGTGTTGGCCATGGTGCCAGAGCTTCCTGAGATTGTCAATGGGATCCAGTTTGCACTGCAGAACAACATCAGCCTGAG CCTTGAAGTGGGCAGTTGCATTGCTGTGCAGGTCTGCATGATACAGATTCCATTACTCATACTCTTCAATGCCTTCTAT GATGTTGGATTCATGCTTGTGTTCAGTGATATTCATCTGTGGGCCAGCATCTTCAGTGTCATTCTGGTCAACTACATCTTCATGGATGGAAAATGTGACTACTTTCAGG GCACTGCTCTAGTGGTGGTCTACCTCATCCTTTTGGCCCTTTACTTCTTTGCTCCTTCTCCACGCTCTTGTTGA
- the cax1 gene encoding cation/H+ exchanger protein 1 isoform X2, with protein sequence MSNKKSSLMPGDVENLRKRSATDTPENCVDPEQHQRFPRRQSQSDWLCVGPQHPELGAAETPPPDAFAHHFCHYTPKCFLTVHRGGQGASDRSTPSRGSRSTPSRYGEEGWHEGTSKTTIRAENEVEAHREANNYKFGFRKWKGNVTEKPIEDRSDVIKELYSDLSIVKPREGSVITFGNIVYVLLFGWWISLIYFLICPVMFLTIFGAPYGKLCLKMAWYFIWPFGKSLEKAGDVVKRSNVRPPKCEVSPEERDGEDSKDLDRDKDSAPLLISSPIPVEIPVQEAPARKTSKHWCRISTYVWLSLGYPVLAVVHSLACVLSWLLVFSIPVSKMNARTLTTILLMAPEDIQNHRLEKTLGCETRVILCCYQAFNVYYYKYTVQGINIFALNSLPLVLTTLIIGYTDHEHNYFSAETKFATAITSIIPLSYYIGMGIASISAQSNFAVGAVVNATFGSITEMTFYITALLQGHRAATKCYEEIVKAALTGTLLGCILFIPGICMIIGGIKHREQRFNSRSAGVSSALLFISIGGVFAPTLFSKTFGNLVCESCTNIPGNASVPFICKDCYYDMSQTDPHLILSQIEPLVYTISVLLPAAYLIGLIFTLKTHSHIYDIHISDGQGGHAHGQYAQEGTSTYHPTGEVTTDHLLAANSCINASIVATRQVVATGHRVVHWSRWRALAVLIVATVLMACCADLSTDNIEPMLTHSSISQYFIGVTVLAMVPELPEIVNGIQFALQNNISLSLEVGSCIAVQVCMIQIPLLILFNAFYDVGFMLVFSDIHLWASIFSVILVNYIFMDGKCDYFQGTALVVVYLILLALYFFAPSPRSC encoded by the exons atgtcCAACAAAAAGTCTTCGCTGATGCCAGGTGATGTGGAGAACCTGAGGAAAAGATCTGCGACGGACACGCCAG AGAACTGTGTAGATCCTGAGCAGCATCAACGGTTTCCACGGCGACAGTCCCAAAGTGATTGGCTCTGTGTTGGCCCCCAGCATCCAGAGCTAGGCGCAGCGGAGACGCCCCCCCCAGATGCTTTTGCCCACCACTTCTGCCACTACACACCAAAATGTTTCCTCACCGTCCACAGAG GAGGACAAGGCGCCTCAGACCGGTCTACTCCGTCACGAGGTTCCCGGTCTACTCCGTCACGGTATGGAGAAGAGGGTTGGCATGAAGGCACCTCAAAGACCACAATCAGAGCTGAGAATGAGGTGGAGGCACACAGGGAAGCCAACAACTACAAG TTTGGCTTCAGGAAGTGGAAGGGCAATGTAACGGAGAAGCCCATTGAAGACAGATCAGACGTCATCAAAGAGCTCTACTCTGATCTTAGCATTGTTAAGCCTCGAGaag gCTCAGTGATCACCTTTGGGAACATAGTGTATGTACTTTTATTTGGATGGTGGATATCTTTAATCTACTTCCTCATTTGTCCTGTAATGTTTCTAACAATCTTCGGTGCCCCTTATG gCAAACTATGTTTAAAGATGGCGTGGTACTTTATTTGGCCATTTGGGAAGTCGTTAGAAAAG GCCGGTGATGTAGTTAAGAGATCCAATGTGAGGCCTCCAAAGTGTGAGGTCAGTCCTGAAGAGAGGGACGGTGAAGATAGTAAGGACCTTGACAGGGACAAGGACTCCGCACCCCTTCTGATATCTTCCCCAATCCCTGTTGAGATCCCTGTCCAAGAAGCACCAGCTAGAAAAACTTCAAAGCATTGG TGTCGCATCAGTACTTATGTTTGGTTGTCACTGGGTTACCCTGTCCTGGCTGTGGTCCACTCCCTGGCCTGTGTGCTCTCCTGGCTGCTGGTCTTCAGTATACCTGTATCCAAGATGAATGCTCGCACACTGACCACCATCCTCCTCATGGCACCAGAGgacattcaaaatcacagaCTGGAAAAG ACACTTGGGTGCGAGACCAGAGTCATCTTATGCTGTTATCAAGCTTTCAATGTGTATTACTACAAATACACTGTCCAAGGAATTAACATTTTTGCTCTCA ACTCGCTTCCCTTGGTATTAACCACGCTAATTATTGGCTATACTGACCATGAACACAATTACTTCAGCGCGGAGACCAAGTTTGCCACAGCCATCACTTCCATCATTCCTCTATCCTACTATATTGGCATGGGTATAGCCAG CATTTCTGCACAGAGTAACTTTGCAGTGGGAGCGGTGGTGAATGCCACGTTTGGCTCCATCACAGAGATGACATTCTACATCACAGCGCTGCTGCAGGGACACCGTGCTGCCACCAAATGTTACGAAGAGATCGTTAAAGCAGCACTCACTGGGACCTTGCTTGGGTGTATACTGTTCATACCT GGTATCTGTATGATCATTGGGGGCATTAAACACCGGGAGCAACGATTTAACAGTCGTTCAGCCGGAGTGAGCTCAGCTTTGCTCTTCATATCCATAGGAG GTGTGTTTGCTCCCACCCTTTTCTCAAAGACCTTCGGTAATCTGGTGTGTGAAAGCTGTACCAATATTCCAGGCAATGCCAGCGTACCCTTCATCTGCAAGGATTGTTACTACGACATG agTCAAACTGACCCACATTTGATTCTGTCCCAAATCGA GCCCCTGGTGTACACAATTTctgtgctgctgcctgctgcataCCTGATCGGCCTCATCTTCACACTGAAGACCCACTCCCACATCTATGATATCCATATTAGCGATGGCCAAGGGGGCCATGCACACGGTCAGTACGCACAAGAGGGTACCAGCACCTACCACCCCACTGGTGAGGTCACCACTGACCATCTCCTTGCAGCCAACTCGTGTATTAATGCCAGCATTGTTGCCACCAGACAGGTGGTtgcaacag GTCATCGTGTAGTCCACTGGTCCCGGTGGAGGGCTCTTGCAGTGCTGATTGTTGCCACAGTGCTGATGGCCTGCTGCGCTGACCTCAGCACGGACAACATTGAGCCCATGCTGACCCACTCCTCCATCTCACAG TATTTCATCGGTGTCACAGTGTTGGCCATGGTGCCAGAGCTTCCTGAGATTGTCAATGGGATCCAGTTTGCACTGCAGAACAACATCAGCCTGAG CCTTGAAGTGGGCAGTTGCATTGCTGTGCAGGTCTGCATGATACAGATTCCATTACTCATACTCTTCAATGCCTTCTAT GATGTTGGATTCATGCTTGTGTTCAGTGATATTCATCTGTGGGCCAGCATCTTCAGTGTCATTCTGGTCAACTACATCTTCATGGATGGAAAATGTGACTACTTTCAGG GCACTGCTCTAGTGGTGGTCTACCTCATCCTTTTGGCCCTTTACTTCTTTGCTCCTTCTCCACGCTCTTGTTGA
- the cax1 gene encoding cation/H+ exchanger protein 1 isoform X4 has product MSNKKSSLMPGDVENLRKRSATDTPENCVDPEQHQRFPRRQSQSDWLCVGPQHPELGAAETPPPDAFAHHFCHYTPKCFLTVHRGGQGASDRSTPSRGSRSTPSRYGEEGWHEGTSKTTIRAENEVEAHREANNYKFGFRKWKGNVTEKPIEDRSDVIKELYSDLSIVKPREGSVITFGNIVYVLLFGWWISLIYFLICPVMFLTIFGAPYGKLCLKMAWYFIWPFGKSLEKAGDVVKRSNVRPPKCEVSPEERDGEDSKDLDRDKDSAPLLISSPIPVEIPVQEAPARKTSKHWCRISTYVWLSLGYPVLAVVHSLACVLSWLLVFSIPVSKMNARTLTTILLMAPEDIQNHRLEKTLGCETRVILCCYQAFNVYYYKYTVQGINIFALNSLPLVLTTLIIGYTDHEHNYFSAETKFATAITSIIPLSYYIGMGIASISAQSNFAVGAVVNATFGSITEMTFYITALLQGHRAATKCYEEIVKAALTGTLLGCILFIPGICMIIGGIKHREQRFNSRSAGVSSALLFISIGGVFAPTLFSKTFGNLVCESCTNIPGNASVPFICKDCYYDMSQTDPHLILSQIEPLVYTISVLLPAAYLIGLIFTLKTHSHIYDIHISDGQGGHAHGHRVVHWSRWRALAVLIVATVLMACCADLSTDNIEPMLTHSSISQYFIGVTVLAMVPELPEIVNGIQFALQNNISLSLEVGSCIAVQVCMIQIPLLILFNAFYDVGFMLVFSDIHLWASIFSVILVNYIFMDGKCDYFQGTALVVVYLILLALYFFAPSPRSC; this is encoded by the exons atgtcCAACAAAAAGTCTTCGCTGATGCCAGGTGATGTGGAGAACCTGAGGAAAAGATCTGCGACGGACACGCCAG AGAACTGTGTAGATCCTGAGCAGCATCAACGGTTTCCACGGCGACAGTCCCAAAGTGATTGGCTCTGTGTTGGCCCCCAGCATCCAGAGCTAGGCGCAGCGGAGACGCCCCCCCCAGATGCTTTTGCCCACCACTTCTGCCACTACACACCAAAATGTTTCCTCACCGTCCACAGAG GAGGACAAGGCGCCTCAGACCGGTCTACTCCGTCACGAGGTTCCCGGTCTACTCCGTCACGGTATGGAGAAGAGGGTTGGCATGAAGGCACCTCAAAGACCACAATCAGAGCTGAGAATGAGGTGGAGGCACACAGGGAAGCCAACAACTACAAG TTTGGCTTCAGGAAGTGGAAGGGCAATGTAACGGAGAAGCCCATTGAAGACAGATCAGACGTCATCAAAGAGCTCTACTCTGATCTTAGCATTGTTAAGCCTCGAGaag gCTCAGTGATCACCTTTGGGAACATAGTGTATGTACTTTTATTTGGATGGTGGATATCTTTAATCTACTTCCTCATTTGTCCTGTAATGTTTCTAACAATCTTCGGTGCCCCTTATG gCAAACTATGTTTAAAGATGGCGTGGTACTTTATTTGGCCATTTGGGAAGTCGTTAGAAAAG GCCGGTGATGTAGTTAAGAGATCCAATGTGAGGCCTCCAAAGTGTGAGGTCAGTCCTGAAGAGAGGGACGGTGAAGATAGTAAGGACCTTGACAGGGACAAGGACTCCGCACCCCTTCTGATATCTTCCCCAATCCCTGTTGAGATCCCTGTCCAAGAAGCACCAGCTAGAAAAACTTCAAAGCATTGG TGTCGCATCAGTACTTATGTTTGGTTGTCACTGGGTTACCCTGTCCTGGCTGTGGTCCACTCCCTGGCCTGTGTGCTCTCCTGGCTGCTGGTCTTCAGTATACCTGTATCCAAGATGAATGCTCGCACACTGACCACCATCCTCCTCATGGCACCAGAGgacattcaaaatcacagaCTGGAAAAG ACACTTGGGTGCGAGACCAGAGTCATCTTATGCTGTTATCAAGCTTTCAATGTGTATTACTACAAATACACTGTCCAAGGAATTAACATTTTTGCTCTCA ACTCGCTTCCCTTGGTATTAACCACGCTAATTATTGGCTATACTGACCATGAACACAATTACTTCAGCGCGGAGACCAAGTTTGCCACAGCCATCACTTCCATCATTCCTCTATCCTACTATATTGGCATGGGTATAGCCAG CATTTCTGCACAGAGTAACTTTGCAGTGGGAGCGGTGGTGAATGCCACGTTTGGCTCCATCACAGAGATGACATTCTACATCACAGCGCTGCTGCAGGGACACCGTGCTGCCACCAAATGTTACGAAGAGATCGTTAAAGCAGCACTCACTGGGACCTTGCTTGGGTGTATACTGTTCATACCT GGTATCTGTATGATCATTGGGGGCATTAAACACCGGGAGCAACGATTTAACAGTCGTTCAGCCGGAGTGAGCTCAGCTTTGCTCTTCATATCCATAGGAG GTGTGTTTGCTCCCACCCTTTTCTCAAAGACCTTCGGTAATCTGGTGTGTGAAAGCTGTACCAATATTCCAGGCAATGCCAGCGTACCCTTCATCTGCAAGGATTGTTACTACGACATG agTCAAACTGACCCACATTTGATTCTGTCCCAAATCGA GCCCCTGGTGTACACAATTTctgtgctgctgcctgctgcataCCTGATCGGCCTCATCTTCACACTGAAGACCCACTCCCACATCTATGATATCCATATTAGCGATGGCCAAGGGGGCCATGCACACG GTCATCGTGTAGTCCACTGGTCCCGGTGGAGGGCTCTTGCAGTGCTGATTGTTGCCACAGTGCTGATGGCCTGCTGCGCTGACCTCAGCACGGACAACATTGAGCCCATGCTGACCCACTCCTCCATCTCACAG TATTTCATCGGTGTCACAGTGTTGGCCATGGTGCCAGAGCTTCCTGAGATTGTCAATGGGATCCAGTTTGCACTGCAGAACAACATCAGCCTGAG CCTTGAAGTGGGCAGTTGCATTGCTGTGCAGGTCTGCATGATACAGATTCCATTACTCATACTCTTCAATGCCTTCTAT GATGTTGGATTCATGCTTGTGTTCAGTGATATTCATCTGTGGGCCAGCATCTTCAGTGTCATTCTGGTCAACTACATCTTCATGGATGGAAAATGTGACTACTTTCAGG GCACTGCTCTAGTGGTGGTCTACCTCATCCTTTTGGCCCTTTACTTCTTTGCTCCTTCTCCACGCTCTTGTTGA
- the cax1 gene encoding cation/H+ exchanger protein 1 isoform X1: MSNKKSSLMPGDVENLRKRSATDTPENCVDPEQHQRFPRRQSQSDWLCVGPQHPELGAAETPPPDAFAHHFCHYTPKCFLTVHRGGQGASDRSTPSRGSRSTPSRYGEEGWHEGTSKTTIRAENEVEAHREANNYKFGFRKWKGNVTEKPIEDRSDVIKELYSDLSIVKPREGSVITFGNIVYVLLFGWWISLIYFLICPVMFLTIFGAPYGKLCLKMAWYFIWPFGKSLEKAGDVVKRSNVRPPKCEVSPEERDGEDSKDLDRDKDSAPLLISSPIPVEIPVQEAPARKTSKHWCRISTYVWLSLGYPVLAVVHSLACVLSWLLVFSIPVSKMNARTLTTILLMAPEDIQNHRLEKTLGCETRVILCCYQAFNVYYYKYTVQGINIFALNSLPLVLTTLIIGYTDHEHNYFSAETKFATAITSIIPLSYYIGMGIASISAQSNFAVGAVVNATFGSITEMTFYITALLQGHRAATKCYEEIVKAALTGTLLGCILFIPGICMIIGGIKHREQRFNSRSAGVSSALLFISIGGVFAPTLFSKTFGNLVCESCTNIPGNASVPFICKDCYYDMSQTDPHLILSQIEPLVYTISVLLPAAYLIGLIFTLKTHSHIYDIHISDGQGGHAHGQYAQEGTSTYHPTGEVTTDHLLAANSCINASIVATRQVVATAGHRVVHWSRWRALAVLIVATVLMACCADLSTDNIEPMLTHSSISQYFIGVTVLAMVPELPEIVNGIQFALQNNISLSLEVGSCIAVQVCMIQIPLLILFNAFYDVGFMLVFSDIHLWASIFSVILVNYIFMDGKCDYFQGTALVVVYLILLALYFFAPSPRSC, translated from the exons atgtcCAACAAAAAGTCTTCGCTGATGCCAGGTGATGTGGAGAACCTGAGGAAAAGATCTGCGACGGACACGCCAG AGAACTGTGTAGATCCTGAGCAGCATCAACGGTTTCCACGGCGACAGTCCCAAAGTGATTGGCTCTGTGTTGGCCCCCAGCATCCAGAGCTAGGCGCAGCGGAGACGCCCCCCCCAGATGCTTTTGCCCACCACTTCTGCCACTACACACCAAAATGTTTCCTCACCGTCCACAGAG GAGGACAAGGCGCCTCAGACCGGTCTACTCCGTCACGAGGTTCCCGGTCTACTCCGTCACGGTATGGAGAAGAGGGTTGGCATGAAGGCACCTCAAAGACCACAATCAGAGCTGAGAATGAGGTGGAGGCACACAGGGAAGCCAACAACTACAAG TTTGGCTTCAGGAAGTGGAAGGGCAATGTAACGGAGAAGCCCATTGAAGACAGATCAGACGTCATCAAAGAGCTCTACTCTGATCTTAGCATTGTTAAGCCTCGAGaag gCTCAGTGATCACCTTTGGGAACATAGTGTATGTACTTTTATTTGGATGGTGGATATCTTTAATCTACTTCCTCATTTGTCCTGTAATGTTTCTAACAATCTTCGGTGCCCCTTATG gCAAACTATGTTTAAAGATGGCGTGGTACTTTATTTGGCCATTTGGGAAGTCGTTAGAAAAG GCCGGTGATGTAGTTAAGAGATCCAATGTGAGGCCTCCAAAGTGTGAGGTCAGTCCTGAAGAGAGGGACGGTGAAGATAGTAAGGACCTTGACAGGGACAAGGACTCCGCACCCCTTCTGATATCTTCCCCAATCCCTGTTGAGATCCCTGTCCAAGAAGCACCAGCTAGAAAAACTTCAAAGCATTGG TGTCGCATCAGTACTTATGTTTGGTTGTCACTGGGTTACCCTGTCCTGGCTGTGGTCCACTCCCTGGCCTGTGTGCTCTCCTGGCTGCTGGTCTTCAGTATACCTGTATCCAAGATGAATGCTCGCACACTGACCACCATCCTCCTCATGGCACCAGAGgacattcaaaatcacagaCTGGAAAAG ACACTTGGGTGCGAGACCAGAGTCATCTTATGCTGTTATCAAGCTTTCAATGTGTATTACTACAAATACACTGTCCAAGGAATTAACATTTTTGCTCTCA ACTCGCTTCCCTTGGTATTAACCACGCTAATTATTGGCTATACTGACCATGAACACAATTACTTCAGCGCGGAGACCAAGTTTGCCACAGCCATCACTTCCATCATTCCTCTATCCTACTATATTGGCATGGGTATAGCCAG CATTTCTGCACAGAGTAACTTTGCAGTGGGAGCGGTGGTGAATGCCACGTTTGGCTCCATCACAGAGATGACATTCTACATCACAGCGCTGCTGCAGGGACACCGTGCTGCCACCAAATGTTACGAAGAGATCGTTAAAGCAGCACTCACTGGGACCTTGCTTGGGTGTATACTGTTCATACCT GGTATCTGTATGATCATTGGGGGCATTAAACACCGGGAGCAACGATTTAACAGTCGTTCAGCCGGAGTGAGCTCAGCTTTGCTCTTCATATCCATAGGAG GTGTGTTTGCTCCCACCCTTTTCTCAAAGACCTTCGGTAATCTGGTGTGTGAAAGCTGTACCAATATTCCAGGCAATGCCAGCGTACCCTTCATCTGCAAGGATTGTTACTACGACATG agTCAAACTGACCCACATTTGATTCTGTCCCAAATCGA GCCCCTGGTGTACACAATTTctgtgctgctgcctgctgcataCCTGATCGGCCTCATCTTCACACTGAAGACCCACTCCCACATCTATGATATCCATATTAGCGATGGCCAAGGGGGCCATGCACACGGTCAGTACGCACAAGAGGGTACCAGCACCTACCACCCCACTGGTGAGGTCACCACTGACCATCTCCTTGCAGCCAACTCGTGTATTAATGCCAGCATTGTTGCCACCAGACAGGTGGTtgcaacag CAGGTCATCGTGTAGTCCACTGGTCCCGGTGGAGGGCTCTTGCAGTGCTGATTGTTGCCACAGTGCTGATGGCCTGCTGCGCTGACCTCAGCACGGACAACATTGAGCCCATGCTGACCCACTCCTCCATCTCACAG TATTTCATCGGTGTCACAGTGTTGGCCATGGTGCCAGAGCTTCCTGAGATTGTCAATGGGATCCAGTTTGCACTGCAGAACAACATCAGCCTGAG CCTTGAAGTGGGCAGTTGCATTGCTGTGCAGGTCTGCATGATACAGATTCCATTACTCATACTCTTCAATGCCTTCTAT GATGTTGGATTCATGCTTGTGTTCAGTGATATTCATCTGTGGGCCAGCATCTTCAGTGTCATTCTGGTCAACTACATCTTCATGGATGGAAAATGTGACTACTTTCAGG GCACTGCTCTAGTGGTGGTCTACCTCATCCTTTTGGCCCTTTACTTCTTTGCTCCTTCTCCACGCTCTTGTTGA